Proteins encoded together in one Thermostichus vulcanus str. 'Rupite' window:
- the ispD gene encoding 2-C-methyl-D-erythritol 4-phosphate cytidylyltransferase gives MHLLIPAAGSGKRMGATVNKLLLPLLGRPILAWTLRAADRARSIEWIGILAQPSDWPAIEAMLAADPLATPVEMVQGGVTRQESVFNGIQHLWQRGNVERVLIHDGARCLATPELFDRCSAALQQVDGLIAAIPVKDTIKVTETGPNGIQVQSTPERSRLWAAQTPQGFRLPLLWQAHQEAQTQGWQVTDDAALFEKLGWPVYIVEGEESNLKLTTPLDLLLATQILEQR, from the coding sequence ATGCACCTTTTGATCCCAGCGGCGGGTAGCGGTAAGCGGATGGGGGCAACGGTGAACAAGCTGTTGCTACCGCTGTTGGGGCGGCCAATTTTGGCCTGGACGTTGCGGGCTGCGGATCGGGCCCGCTCGATTGAATGGATTGGCATCCTGGCACAACCCAGCGATTGGCCGGCCATTGAGGCGATGTTAGCAGCGGATCCCTTGGCTACACCTGTGGAGATGGTGCAGGGGGGTGTTACCCGCCAAGAGTCTGTTTTCAACGGCATCCAACACCTTTGGCAACGGGGGAATGTGGAACGGGTGCTGATTCACGATGGGGCGCGCTGCTTGGCCACTCCCGAACTATTCGATCGCTGTAGTGCCGCCCTGCAGCAGGTGGATGGGTTGATCGCGGCGATCCCCGTCAAGGACACAATTAAAGTCACAGAAACTGGCCCCAACGGGATCCAAGTGCAATCCACCCCAGAGCGCAGCAGACTGTGGGCTGCTCAAACCCCGCAAGGCTTTCGGTTGCCACTGCTGTGGCAGGCCCATCAGGAAGCACAAACTCAAGGTTGGCAAGTCACCGACGATGCCGCTCTATTCGAGAAGTTGGGTTGGCCGGTTTACATTGTGGAAGGGGAGGAGTCGAACCTCAAGCTAACTACCCCCTTGGATTTGCTGCTGGCCACTCAGATTTTAGAACAGCGCTAA